A segment of the Chiloscyllium plagiosum isolate BGI_BamShark_2017 chromosome 39, ASM401019v2, whole genome shotgun sequence genome:
ggagtccgtggaccacgtgtatattgggtgtgggtgtttgcactccctttttgatttccttaaaaaccttctcctctgtttttggctgcacttcagtcccacgctcctgatctttgggcacccggtacggaggaaggagggcaggtctgaaggcctcctcgtgggtctgctcctgggcctggccaaactggccataaacaggtccaggcagcgggtcATGGAGGGGATCATTAGGACTGACTGCCCGCCCCTCTTcctggttacgttagagcccgggtgtctctggaaaaggtgcacacggtgtccaccaacacgctggagttgttcagggagaggtgggcgccgcagggggtggagtgcatcatttctccctccaattctattttgatttagtccctaccctccccttcactgttttgatcacacagcactgtcctttgatgtgaagggcagtgcttgtcactggccacctgggtgttttcctatattcctggtggtggaaattgaataaagattggtgcacttaaaaaaaagaaaaaaaaaataaagtctaCATCGTATAAATGaaatttctccctccaactctattttgatttagtccctaccctccccttcactgttttgatcacacagcactgccctttgatgtgaaggcagtgtttgtcactggccacccgggtgttttcctatcttcctggtggtggaatttgaataaagattcgtgcactttgtgtctttcactgtgtctcacacctgcacacacacaccatgggtgctggggaaaaaataagcactaccgcacttaggtggtagtgtgggggttaaatttaaaaaaaataaacttgaGTGTCACTGCTTgccactggccactcgggtgttttcctataaaaaaataaaataaatgaaatttcaaAAGCCCTCCCAACCGAAATGTATCCCCACTAAAAATATTCGTGTCTAGGATTTATCTCCTCAAGCGATTCAGTACTTTGCTTTATAATTTTAACCTATTTCTAAACAACCTCAGGAGCACGTGGAACTTGAATCTGGAACTCCCAGTCCTATATTAGGGACACATGCCCTGAGGCGTAATAATGTTTTTGTGATGCAACTCGGAATATTGTGTAACACGATTTACATAAAGCTGATGCTGTTTCATGTCCTCAACATTTGCAGCAAACACTCTTTTTGCAGTATTCGGCTTTTGTATTATCTGATGCCGTGCCTGTCGCGATCGGAACcaacaaagcaatttttttttgaaaagcaaaattGTTTTGAGTGTTGCACAGAGAGCAGGCAAATTGTAAAAACTGCAATGAGTGGGCTGGGTTTAGAGGCAGAGGGTTGGGTTTAGAGTCACTGGGCTGGGTTTAGTGTCAGTGAGTTGGGTTTAGAGTCAGTGGGCCTGAGGTAATTCCGttcacagaagggaaggagaatGGCGTTAGCTCGCACTGTGGTATCTGCTGCCTGGCTGGCCAAGGCAATCAGCAGCGCTAAGGCCGGACCGTTGCGGGTCTTGGACTCCTCCTGGTATTTGCCAAAAATGCAGCGGGACGGCAGGAAGGAGTTCAAGGAGAAGCACATCCCCGGCGCTACCTTCTTCGACTTGGACGAATGCAGCGACCGCTCCGCCCCTTACGACCACATGATGCCCGGACAGGAGCTTTTCTCCCGATACTTGGCCAACCTGGGCATCTGCAACGACACCCACGTCGTCATCTACGATGCCAGCGATTTCGGGCTGTTTTCTGCCCCCCGGGTCTGGTGGATGTTCCGGGCTTTCGGTCACAGCCGGGTGTCGGTGCTGGATGGCGGCTTTATCAATTGGCGCAGGGAGGGTCTCCCGGTCACTTCGGAACTGCAGGACTACCCCGTGGCTGAGTACAAGGCAAAAACCAAACCCCAGGTCAAAAGTTACCAGGAGatcctggacaacatccagagcAAACAGTTCCAGCTGGTGGATGCCAGGCCTGAGGGCAGATTCAAAGGCACCGAGCCTGAACCCAGAGAAGGTTCCTTAAAGAGTTTTGTTTTACTTGTTTCATCCCTCAAAACTTATTTCACTATCACATGCAGCTAAAGTTTGCAGCACTTTGCACTCAGGTCCTTTATTTAAATTTCTTCCAACATTTCTGAGGTGGTTGTCAACTCTGCTTCCAGTTGTGAGCTTGTATTtattgccaggagaaagtgaggactgcagatgctggagatcagagctgaaaaatgtgttgctggaaaagcgcagaaggtcaggcagcatccaaggagcaggaaaatcgatgtttcgggcatgagcccttcttcaggactagctGTGTGGGAGGAGATTGAGTCAGTGAGGGGGTAGATATTTCCCTGAACTGATGCATTTTATGTTCTGTTGCAATCATTGCAATTTTAAACAGCTTGCTGTTGCCTCTTGGCAAACCATTACTGTAAGAGTGGAGTCATATCTAGGCAAAGCTAGGTATGCAAGGCCAGTGTTAGTTACCTGTCCCTAATTCCCCTTGAAGTAAATGGCTTGCTGAGTCATTTccaaggacagttaagagtcaccacATTGCAATTGACATGGAGTCATGCATAGACCAAAGCAAGTaacatggcagatttcctcccctggaGGATGTTGGTGACTCAGAGTGAGTACAATTTATTGggtttatggtcactatttctaATTTACTTTATATTTCCAACGTTATTCATTACATTTTAGGTTCTGCATGCTgtgtgatgaaatttgaatttatgaCCCAGAGTATTTTGGGAATCTAGATTACAAATCGAATAGCATTACCATAAAACTGTTGTCTCTCTCATGATATAGTTAGCTTTGTTCTTTTGTTGCACTGTAATAGCGTAAGACAGGGTTACCCAGCATGTTCCCCAAAACGTTTGAAAGGCAGACAATACATTTAGTTTAAAGTTGCACTGGGATCCTACTATGACACAGCTGAGGGGCCATATCCCTCGATAAGGTTGTTACAACAGTGCCAAGGCAGCAGACAGAATTACAGATAAACTATTTAAAACAGCCTTGTAAACAGACCTGATGTAAACAATCAGATCTCTGATCAATTCAGTTCACATATTGGAGGTGTTTACTACActtgccctcattgctcagaccttttgaataTAGGAAtgagatgttatgttgaggttgtacacaaTGTTGCTGAGGCctcctctggagtactgtgtgcagttctggtcaccctgcaatGGGAAGGacgatgggcggcacggtggcacagtggttagcactgctgcctcacagcgccagagacccgggttcaattcccgcctcaggcgactgactgtgtggaactaatctaatctaatctaaaaaattattaaattggagagatttcagaagagatttaccaggaggttgcctgtAATGACTGGatgtttttcactgaagcataggagtttgaggggtgaccttatagaggtttataaaatcatgaggggtatagataaggtgaatggtatgtgtttttttttcctcgggtgggaatttcaagactgggacatctttaagatgagaggagaaaggtttaaaaaagacatggaggcagttttttttttacgaagagtgattcgtgtgtggaatgaacttccagaggaagtgatgaatgctggtatagttacaacatttaaaagacgcatttagataagtacatgaataagaaatgtttggagggatatgggccaagcgcaggcagatgagactagtttagtttgggattatggtcggtgtggactggatggaccgaaggatctgtttcaatgctgtatgactctacgagcAACTCAAACAAATTAATTTGTATTTCTCCTGATAACAAAAATGTGAAACTGCATGTACAGTTCCCAGTTACATGGATCAGAGAAAAGCATTTTGAGCATGCACATTCAAGAATATTGCAGCTCATTACTTGAACAAATGGATATGTGTTGAAGAAATCAGTGAATTATGAACTATTCATATTTACTCCTTGCCTCTACCTGTGCTTGACGTAGAATTTTCTGAGATTATGACACACTTTAAAAAGTTgctgtttcatttattttcagcCATCTCGGTGGTTCTTTTCcagtggagtattgtgtgcagttctggtcagcactTTACAggaattgctctggagagagtgcagagaagattcactagaatgCAGCTGGGGTGGAAGATTTGTCGCTACGAATAAAGATTGgtgaggctggggctgttttccttagaacagagagagctgaggggtgacatgattgaggtatacaaaattgggaggggcagagatagagtagacaggaggaaATAATTTCTCTTGGCAGAGTTCAAAACCCAAGGGCcatagattcaagctaagtggcagaagggttagaggggacatgaggaaaaacctttttatGCAGACAGTGGTGGATGTCTCGAGTTTGCTGGCTGAATTTGTGGTGGAGGCAGCGATCCTAAAATTGTTTAAAAAGTACCGTGATTCTGCATCTTAACAGTTGCAAGCTGCAGGGCTATGGACCTTGTGCAGGaggatgggattagaaagggcatcagggtgtctttgggtcagcaaGGACaaggtgggtcaaatggcctcctactgtgctgtatcatttctatgactctatgctaatTGTAGGTAACTGTGGGATGATGATACAGGGTTGGTTTGGGAGTCATCTTTAGCTGGGTGGACATCGTAAGGATTTAGATCTGTTACATTGAGCAATGTTCCAGGATCTGGCAACCTAAGGATTGATGTTCTGCCATGCACTGATTTTGTCACTGTCTAACTTGACTCCAAGTATTATTCGATTAACATCCTAGTCCACAACTCTCTCCCCACTTCTTCATACTGCTTTCTTTAGTAACCTTTCAAAAAATCCTTCTCGTCATCAACATTGTCCAACTCAAATGCAGTAACTTCAAGCTCTTAATGCAGTTGCTTACCAGCTCTCTCCGGGCACAGCTGTCTATGTAGATTCCCTCTTTCACATTGAGTTTCTTCAAGCAAGTTGTGTCtgttctttactgtccactgtgTCCTTGATCAGTTAGAATTAgctattattgtcacatgtactcacatgagttgaaaaatgtggtgctggaaaaacacagcaggctaggcagcatccgaggagcaggagaatcaacgtttcgggcataagcccttcttcaggaatgaggctggtgtgccaagcgggctgagataaaaggtaggggggagcgAATTTGGGgaaggggtgctgggaatacgataggtggaagcaGACCAGTGCCctgctcaccccccccccccccccccccccgccttttaTCTCAGTCCGCTttgcacaccagcctcattcctgaagaggggcctatgcccaaaacgtcgattcttctgctcctcggatgctgcctggcctgctgtatttttccagcaccacatttttcaactctggtctccagcatctgcagtcttcactttctcccacatgtactcacatgagtacagtgaaaagtttacaaggcaAAAAtcgtaaggggcatggatagagtgaatagcgaagatctttttcccaggatagaggagtccagaactagagggcataggtttcaggtgagaggggaaagatttaaagggaaccaccttttcacacagagggtggtatgtgtatggaatgagctaccagaagaagtggtggaggctgctggaattgcaacatttaacaggcatctggatgagtatatgaataggaagggtttagaagaatatggacaagtgctggcaaatgggactagactaattttgGATACTTTgctggcatggacaaattggaccaaagggtctgtttccgtgctgtgcaactctatgactttTAAGTTgtcatggcgccatcttaggcaCCAAGTTATCtatagattagaatagattatattagattacttacagcgtggaaacaggccttcggcgcAACAACTGATTCTTatgtacaaattcttagggaagaaaaatggaaaaataaagaaacaaaagtccagcaataaattagaaaaaacaaataacagttcagaataacagtccttccaactcaGACTGCATCAGGCTTCACCTCAAGGCCAGGAGTTCAAGCTGAGGCTGGGTTCCAAGCTGGCTTTCACCCCGGATGCTGCCAACACCGCCCAAGATGGGAgatagaaagaaaaaggaaagtgacaagagagagaaaaggtaAAGAAATTGACAGGCTCCAGCTCACAAGTCCTACTCTGCCACTATTTGGAGACAAATTCCTGTCAGTCTTTGTTGTTAAAATGTGAAGGGGGATATTGGGTGACAAAACAATGGTAATTGAGCAGGTGGTCCTGCATCCTGTACTGTTTTGTCTTGGGGTCCAATTGTCCCACATTTCTAtagcagtgactgggaggttgCTAAGAGTGGTGGTGATCTCTTTTTGTCACTGCTTATGCatttgtgctgtgtgtgtgtgtgtgtaggctgGGGGTGATCAGTCAGTGCCTACGTATATATCTGCTCTGTGCGTGAGAGGTGGAGCGGGTCAGTCCCAATCTTTGGATGAATTTAGGAGAAGAGACTGCTGATTGTGGAGGTTGAGCAGGACAGAGTTGGAAAAAGTTATTTGTGTTGCAGTGAGCCGCTCATTGTATGTAGGGAGAAGACATCTGACCAGATTGAAGAGGTAGACTGTCAGTAAAGTGGACATGGAACTGTTCCTGATTTTATTTCCTCAGAGCTGGTGACCCTGGTTGATTTGCTGTCTTGGTCAATGGGATAAAAGTTTGCTGTGTTGTTTGGGAaagcattcactccttccatcTCATGCTAGCAGATTCTGTGTGTATAAGCCTTTTATCAAGTAAGTAAATAGTTGTCTCCAGTGTTTGCTAGCACTTGGTCTGTACTCATGGTGGAACCAGTCTTTGGAAATTGATGGAATTATCTAGGCTTTGGCACCAAATGAGAATTACCATGTTAGCCATTTTAGGTTTGATGAAGTTTGACGCATT
Coding sequences within it:
- the LOC122542258 gene encoding 3-mercaptopyruvate sulfurtransferase-like; this translates as MALARTVVSAAWLAKAISSAKAGPLRVLDSSWYLPKMQRDGRKEFKEKHIPGATFFDLDECSDRSAPYDHMMPGQELFSRYLANLGICNDTHVVIYDASDFGLFSAPRVWWMFRAFGHSRVSVLDGGFINWRREGLPVTSELQDYPVAEYKAKTKPQVKSYQEILDNIQSKQFQLVDARPEGRFKGTEPEPREGIEPGHIANSINIPFNTFMDPETLRMKSEKELQCLFEDHNVDLKKPLVGTCGTGITACFVALGAYLCGKENVMIYDGSWQEWFTRADPSHIISERKEKVK